The Eurosta solidaginis isolate ZX-2024a chromosome 4, ASM4086904v1, whole genome shotgun sequence genome includes a window with the following:
- the LOC137248192 gene encoding mitochondrial amidoxime reducing component 2-like isoform X2 — MLSDFTLCISIKMRSPTVIGWLGVSAGFLACSITAWVAYRKRHRKCRRSHKANEWQHLGTVKTINFYPLKGAAPIRLQQVDCSEYGFHTNGLWERCLVAYDKSDKLVYSGSYLRMLSIRVVILGERVLRLESSNLPSPIIIDLNDLLSDPSQIVEKLRIKVVTRLVECHVEHHEWLSRVVLQQEQGLRLYVKLKPLPHEAIDIFPVMVMHERSVIDLNERLKEHSRPVDCQQFRRNLVIDSKAGVQPYDEDNWFWLKIGEEIEHSIIMRYNSDCLRCILVNINVDDCTRNADFEPFKTLNRKNNFCLFGHGESLS; from the exons ATGCTTTCAGATTTTACTTTGTGTATCAGTATTAAAATGCGATCCCCAACGGTTATTGGTTGGCTCGGAGTTAGTGCTGGTTTTCTGGCTTGTAGTATCACAGCATGGGTGGCTTACCGCAAACGACATCGAAAATGTAGACGATCACACAAAGCAAATGAATGGCAGCATCTGGGTACAGTGAAAACGATAAATTTCTATCCCTTGAAAGGTGCTGCACCCATCCGTTTACAACAAGTGGACTGCTCTGAGTATGGTTTCCATACGAACGGTTTATGGGAACGTTGCTTGGTTGCCTACGATAAGTCGGATAAGCTTGTATATTCTGGATCATATCTGCGTATGCTGAGCATACGAGTCGTGATTTTGGGTGAGAGGGTGCTACGCTTAGAATCTTCAAATTTGCCATCACCGATTATAATTGATCTTAATGATTTGCTAAGCGACCCAAGTCAAATTGTAGAAAAGCTAAGGATTAAAGTTGTCACACGTTTGGTAGAATGTCACGTAGAACACCATGAATGGCTTTCCCGTGTCGTTTTGCAACAAGAGCAGGGCTTACGATTGTACGTCAAGCTGAAGCCGTTACCGCATGAAGCTATA GATATCTTCCCAGTTATGGTAATGCATGAACGTTCTGTAATTGATTTGAATGAGCGTCTGAAAGAGCATAGTAGACCTGTGGACTGTCAACAATTTCGTCGAAATCTAGTTATCGATAGTAAGGCTGGCGTGCAACCCTATGACGAGGATAATTGGTTCTGGTTGAAAATCGGTGAAGAGATTGAGCATTCGATTATTATGCGTTATAACTCAGATTGCTTACGCTGTATCCTGGTCAATATAAATGTCGATGATTGCACAAGAAATGCCGATTTTGAGCCTTTTAAAACGTTAAACAG
- the LOC137248192 gene encoding mitochondrial amidoxime reducing component 2-like isoform X1, whose protein sequence is MLSDFTLCISIKMRSPTVIGWLGVSAGFLACSITAWVAYRKRHRKCRRSHKANEWQHLGTVKTINFYPLKGAAPIRLQQVDCSEYGFHTNGLWERCLVAYDKSDKLVYSGSYLRMLSIRVVILGERVLRLESSNLPSPIIIDLNDLLSDPSQIVEKLRIKVVTRLVECHVEHHEWLSRVVLQQEQGLRLYVKLKPLPHEAIDIFPVMVMHERSVIDLNERLKEHSRPVDCQQFRRNLVIDSKAGVQPYDEDNWFWLKIGEEIEHSIIMRYNSDCLRCILVNINVDDCTRNADFEPFKTLNRFRIRTNPKEPTMGVYYDIYKLHLCSISAINYLSQNFR, encoded by the exons ATGCTTTCAGATTTTACTTTGTGTATCAGTATTAAAATGCGATCCCCAACGGTTATTGGTTGGCTCGGAGTTAGTGCTGGTTTTCTGGCTTGTAGTATCACAGCATGGGTGGCTTACCGCAAACGACATCGAAAATGTAGACGATCACACAAAGCAAATGAATGGCAGCATCTGGGTACAGTGAAAACGATAAATTTCTATCCCTTGAAAGGTGCTGCACCCATCCGTTTACAACAAGTGGACTGCTCTGAGTATGGTTTCCATACGAACGGTTTATGGGAACGTTGCTTGGTTGCCTACGATAAGTCGGATAAGCTTGTATATTCTGGATCATATCTGCGTATGCTGAGCATACGAGTCGTGATTTTGGGTGAGAGGGTGCTACGCTTAGAATCTTCAAATTTGCCATCACCGATTATAATTGATCTTAATGATTTGCTAAGCGACCCAAGTCAAATTGTAGAAAAGCTAAGGATTAAAGTTGTCACACGTTTGGTAGAATGTCACGTAGAACACCATGAATGGCTTTCCCGTGTCGTTTTGCAACAAGAGCAGGGCTTACGATTGTACGTCAAGCTGAAGCCGTTACCGCATGAAGCTATA GATATCTTCCCAGTTATGGTAATGCATGAACGTTCTGTAATTGATTTGAATGAGCGTCTGAAAGAGCATAGTAGACCTGTGGACTGTCAACAATTTCGTCGAAATCTAGTTATCGATAGTAAGGCTGGCGTGCAACCCTATGACGAGGATAATTGGTTCTGGTTGAAAATCGGTGAAGAGATTGAGCATTCGATTATTATGCGTTATAACTCAGATTGCTTACGCTGTATCCTGGTCAATATAAATGTCGATGATTGCACAAGAAATGCCGATTTTGAGCCTTTTAAAACGTTAAACAG ATTTCGCATACGAACTAATCCCAAGGAGCCTACTATGGGGGTTTATTATGATATTTATAAATTACATTTATGTTCAATATCtgcaataaattatttatcaCAAAATTTTAGGTAG